The following are encoded in a window of Perca fluviatilis chromosome 21, GENO_Pfluv_1.0, whole genome shotgun sequence genomic DNA:
- the LOC120551323 gene encoding cytochrome b-c1 complex subunit 2, mitochondrial isoform X1, which yields MKGIRGISQLSRRFHVAARTGQSLAQPLAGLKLSPGAAHSLKDIHVTRLPSGLVIASLENYSPASKIGVFVKAGCRYETPDNQGVTHLLRLASNLTTKGASSFKICHGVEAVGGSLSVTSSRENMIYTVDCLRDDVDTVMEYLINVTTAPEFRPWEVSDLTPRVKMDKAQAAQSAQIGVIEGLHEAAYKNALCNSLYCPTHMVGNIQSGHLHQFVQNNFTSARMALVGLGVDHTVLKQVGEQFLNIRSGTGTTGAKAQYRGGEIRLPSLSSLVHSAVVSESAAASTSEALAFSVLQHLLGAGLHVKRGSCASSKLVQGVAKATADPFDVSAFNSSYSDSGLFGIYTISQPAVAGDVIRAALAEVKAVADGGVTAADLTRAKAQLKGQFLMSLETSEGLLEAMGTQALVEGSYCSAEEVSKNIDNVSLTDVANAAKKFVTGKKTMASSGNLIKTPFVDEI from the exons atgaAGGGGATTCGGGGAATTAGTCAGTTATCG AGACGGTTCCATGTGGCTGCCAGAACAGGCCAGTCCCTTGCCCAGCCCCTTGCTGGCCTCAAGCTCTCTCCAGGGGCTGCCCACTCCTTAAAGGATATCCAT GTGACCAGACTGCCCAGTGGACTGGTGATTGCCTCCTTGGAGAACTATTCCCCAGCCTCCAAGATCGGAGTGTTTGTCAAGGCCGGCTGTCGCTATGAGACCCCTGACAACCAGGGGGTCACCCACCTCCTCCGGCTGGCCTCCAACCTG ACAACCAAAGGAGCTTCCTCTTTCAAGATATGCCATGGTGTTGAGGCAGTGGGAGGCAGCCTGAG TGTGACTTCATCCAGAGAGAACATGATCTACACCGTTGACTGCTTGAGAGATGACGT TGACACGGTGATGGAGTATTTGATCAACGTGACAACAGCCCCAGAGTTCCGGCCATGGGAGGTGTCAGACCTCACGCCCAGAGTGAAGATGGACAAGGCCCAGGCTGCACAGAGTGCTCAAATAG GTGTGATCGAAGGTCTGCATGAAGCTGCCTACAAGAATGCTCTCTGTAACTCCCTGTACTGTCCTACCCACATGGTTGGCAACATCCAGTCTGGGCAT CTGCACCAGTTTGTCCAGAACAATTTCACAAGCGCAAGAATGGCTCTTGTTGGACTTG GTGTGGACCACACGGTGCTAAAGCAAGTTGGCGAGCAATTCCTCAACATCCGCAGTGGGACGGGCACCACAGGGGCCAAGGCTCAGTATCGTGGAG GTGAGATCCGTCTGCCCAGCCTCAGCAGTCTGGTCCACTCGGCGGTGGTGAGCGAGTCAGCTGCAGCGAGCACCAGCGAGGCTCTGGCCTTCAGTGTGCTGCAGCATTTGCTGGGAGCTGGTCTGCACGTCAAGAGGGGCTCATGCGCCTCCAGCAAACTGGTCCAGGGCGTTGCCAAGGCAACTGCTGACCCCTTTGAT GTCAGTGCTTTCAACTCGAGCTACTCTGACTCTGGTCTGTTTGGGATCTACACCATTTCCCAGCCTGCAGTTGCGGGTGAT GTGATTAGGGCCGCTCTTGCCGAGGTGAAGGCTGTCGCTGATGGTGGAGTCACAGCTGCTGACCTCACTCGGGCCAA GGCCCAGCTGAAGGGGCAGTTCCTGATGTCTCTGGAGACTTCAGAGGGTTTGCTGGAGGCCATGGGCACTCAGGCTCTGGTCGAGGGATCCTACTGCTCCGCTGAGGAAGTCTCCAAAAACATTGACAATGTCTCCTTGACTGATGTCGCCAAT GCTGCCAAGAAATTTGTGACTGGCAAGAAGACTATGGCATCCAGCGGAAACCTGATCAAAACACCCTTTGTGGATGAGATCTAA
- the LOC120551323 gene encoding cytochrome b-c1 complex subunit 2, mitochondrial isoform X2, translating into MKGIRGISQLSTRLYAAQAARKVEFTGAGEHVKFQPQDVQVTRLPSGLVIASLENYSPASKIGVFVKAGCRYETPDNQGVTHLLRLASNLTTKGASSFKICHGVEAVGGSLSVTSSRENMIYTVDCLRDDVDTVMEYLINVTTAPEFRPWEVSDLTPRVKMDKAQAAQSAQIGVIEGLHEAAYKNALCNSLYCPTHMVGNIQSGHLHQFVQNNFTSARMALVGLGVDHTVLKQVGEQFLNIRSGTGTTGAKAQYRGGEIRLPSLSSLVHSAVVSESAAASTSEALAFSVLQHLLGAGLHVKRGSCASSKLVQGVAKATADPFDVSAFNSSYSDSGLFGIYTISQPAVAGDVIRAALAEVKAVADGGVTAADLTRAKAQLKGQFLMSLETSEGLLEAMGTQALVEGSYCSAEEVSKNIDNVSLTDVANAAKKFVTGKKTMASSGNLIKTPFVDEI; encoded by the exons atgaAGGGGATTCGGGGAATTAGTCAGTTATCG ACGAGGCTTTACGCGGCCCAGGCTGCCCGTAAGGTGGAGTTCACTGGGGCCGGCGAACACGTTAAGTTTCAGCCGCAGGATGTGCAG GTGACCAGACTGCCCAGTGGACTGGTGATTGCCTCCTTGGAGAACTATTCCCCAGCCTCCAAGATCGGAGTGTTTGTCAAGGCCGGCTGTCGCTATGAGACCCCTGACAACCAGGGGGTCACCCACCTCCTCCGGCTGGCCTCCAACCTG ACAACCAAAGGAGCTTCCTCTTTCAAGATATGCCATGGTGTTGAGGCAGTGGGAGGCAGCCTGAG TGTGACTTCATCCAGAGAGAACATGATCTACACCGTTGACTGCTTGAGAGATGACGT TGACACGGTGATGGAGTATTTGATCAACGTGACAACAGCCCCAGAGTTCCGGCCATGGGAGGTGTCAGACCTCACGCCCAGAGTGAAGATGGACAAGGCCCAGGCTGCACAGAGTGCTCAAATAG GTGTGATCGAAGGTCTGCATGAAGCTGCCTACAAGAATGCTCTCTGTAACTCCCTGTACTGTCCTACCCACATGGTTGGCAACATCCAGTCTGGGCAT CTGCACCAGTTTGTCCAGAACAATTTCACAAGCGCAAGAATGGCTCTTGTTGGACTTG GTGTGGACCACACGGTGCTAAAGCAAGTTGGCGAGCAATTCCTCAACATCCGCAGTGGGACGGGCACCACAGGGGCCAAGGCTCAGTATCGTGGAG GTGAGATCCGTCTGCCCAGCCTCAGCAGTCTGGTCCACTCGGCGGTGGTGAGCGAGTCAGCTGCAGCGAGCACCAGCGAGGCTCTGGCCTTCAGTGTGCTGCAGCATTTGCTGGGAGCTGGTCTGCACGTCAAGAGGGGCTCATGCGCCTCCAGCAAACTGGTCCAGGGCGTTGCCAAGGCAACTGCTGACCCCTTTGAT GTCAGTGCTTTCAACTCGAGCTACTCTGACTCTGGTCTGTTTGGGATCTACACCATTTCCCAGCCTGCAGTTGCGGGTGAT GTGATTAGGGCCGCTCTTGCCGAGGTGAAGGCTGTCGCTGATGGTGGAGTCACAGCTGCTGACCTCACTCGGGCCAA GGCCCAGCTGAAGGGGCAGTTCCTGATGTCTCTGGAGACTTCAGAGGGTTTGCTGGAGGCCATGGGCACTCAGGCTCTGGTCGAGGGATCCTACTGCTCCGCTGAGGAAGTCTCCAAAAACATTGACAATGTCTCCTTGACTGATGTCGCCAAT GCTGCCAAGAAATTTGTGACTGGCAAGAAGACTATGGCATCCAGCGGAAACCTGATCAAAACACCCTTTGTGGATGAGATCTAA
- the LOC120550614 gene encoding NHP2-like protein 1, which produces MTEAQVNPKAYPLADATLSKTILDLVQQASNYKQLRKGANEATKTLNRGISEFIVMAADAEPLEIILHLPLLCEDKNVPYVFVRSKQALGRACGVSRPVIATSVTIKEGSQLKPQIQSVQLAIERLLV; this is translated from the exons ATG ACTGAAGCACAAGTGAACCCAAAGGCCTACCCGCTGGCCGACGCCACGCTATCCAAAACCATCCTGGACCTGGTGCAGCAAGCCTCAAACTACAAACAGCTCAGGAAGGGGGCTAACGAAG CCACTAAAACCCTGAACAGAGGCATCTCTGAGTTTATTGTGATGGCTGCTGATGCTGAACCACTGGAGATCATCCTGCACCTGCCACTGCTTTGTGAGGACAAGAACGTCCCGTACGTGTTTGTCCGCTCCAAGCAGGCCCTGGGCCGGGCCTGTGGGGTGTCTCGCCCCGTCATCGCTACCTCAGTCACCATAAAGGAGGGGTCTCAGCTCAAACCGCAGATTCAGTCTGTTCAATTGGCTATTGAGAGACTGCTCGTCTGA